The following proteins come from a genomic window of Sorghum bicolor cultivar BTx623 chromosome 3, Sorghum_bicolor_NCBIv3, whole genome shotgun sequence:
- the LOC8060080 gene encoding laccase-4, translating to MAISSALPCSLLMAALMLLASAVEVQGITRHYDFNVTMANVTRLCASKSIITVNGQFPGPKIVAREGDRLVIRVTNHAQHNISLHWHGIRQLRTGWADGPAYITQCPIQTGQSYVYNYTIVGQRGTLWWHAHISWLRATVYGPLVVLPKLGVPYPFPAPYKEVPVIFGEWWLADTEVVIQQALQLGAGPNVSDAHTINGLPGPLYNCSAKDTFKLKVKPGKTYMLRLINAALNDELFFSIANHSLTVVEVDAVYVKPFTVDTLVIAPGQTTNVLLAAKPFYPAANYYMTARTYSTGRPATFDNTTVAGILEYEYPDAPSAAASFNKALPLYRPALPQLNDTSFVGNFTAKLLSLATPEYPAAVPQTVDKRFFFTVGLGTHPCPANTTCQGPTNTTQFAASVNNVSFVLPTKALLHSHFAGLSSGVYESDFPVAPLAPFNYTGTPPNNTNVANGTKLMVIPYGTNVELVMQGTSILGIESHPLHLHGFNFFVVGQGYGNYDPVNDPPKFNLVDPVERNTVGVPAGGWVAIRFLADNPGVWFMHCHLEVHTTWGLRMAWLVLDGSLPHQKLLPPPSDLPKC from the exons ATGGCAATCTCCTCTGCTCTTCCCTGCTCCCTCCTCATGGCGGCCCTGATGCTCCTCGCCTCTGCCGTCGAAGTGCAAGGCATCACGAGGCACTACGACTTCAAT GTGACAATGGCGAACGTGACACGGCTGTGCGCCAGCAAGAGCATCATCACGGTGAACGGGCAGTTCCCCGGCCCCAAGATCGTCGCGAGGGAAGGCGACCGCCTCGTCATCCGCGTGACCAACCACGCCCAGCACAACATCTCGCTGCACTG GCACGGCATCCGGCAGCTGCGCACGGGGTGGGCGGACGGGCCGGCGTACATCACGCAGTGCCCGATCCAGACGGGGCAGAGCTACGTGTACAACTACACCATCGTCGGGCAGCGCGGCACGCTGTGGTGGCACGCGCACATCTCCTGGCTGCGCGCCACCGTCTACGGGCCCCTCGTCGTCCTGCCCAAGCTCGGCGTCCCCTACCCGTTCCCGGCGCCGTACAAGGAGGTCCCCGTCATCTTCG GTGAGTGGTGGCTGGCGGACACGGAGGTGGTGATCCAGCAGGCGCTTCAGCTCGGCGCTGGTCCGAATGTCTCTGACGCCCACACCATCAACGGCCTACCAGGACCGCTCTACAACTGCTCTGCCAAAG ACACGTTCAAGCTGAAGGTGAAGCCAGGGAAGACGTACATGCTCCGCCTCATCAACGCGGCGCTCAACGACGAGCTCTTTTTCTCCATCGCCAACCACTCGCTCACCGTCGTTGAGGTCGACGCCGTCTACGTCAAGCCCTTCACCGTCGACACCCTGGTGATCGCCCCGGGCCAGACCACCAACGTGCTCCTCGCCGCGAAGCCGTTCTACCCGGCCGCCAACTACTACATGACCGCCAGGACCTACtccaccggccggccggccacctTCGACAACACCACCGTCGCCGGCATCCTCGAGTACGAGTACCCCGACGCGCCCTCCGCCGCGGCGAGCTTCAACAAGGCCCTGCCGCTCTACAGGCCGGCGCTGCCGCAGCTCAACGACACCAGCTTCGTCGGCAACTTCACGGCCAAGCTCCTCAGCCTCGCGACGCCGGAGTACCCGGCGGCGGTGCCGCAGACGGTGGACAAGCGGTTCTTCTTCACGGTGGGGCTGGGCACGCACCCGTGCCCGGCCAACACCACGTGCCAGGGCCCCACCAACACGACGCAGTTCGCGGCGTCCGTGAACAACGTCTCCTTCGTGCTCCCGACCAAGGCGCTGCTGCACTCGCACTTCGCCGGCCTGTCCAGCGGCGTCTACGAGTCGGACTTCCCCGTGGCGCCGCTGGCGCCGTTCAACTACACGGGGACGCCGCCCAACAACACCAACGTGGCCAACGGGACCAAGCTGATGGTCATCCCGTACGGCACCAACGTGGAGCTGGTGATGCAGGGCACCAGCATCCTCGGCATCGAGAGCCACCCGCTGCACCTGCACGGATTCAACTTCTTCGTCGTCGGCCAAGGCTACGGCAACTACGACCCGGTGAACGACCCGCCCAAGTTCAACCTCGTCGACCCCGTCGAGCGCAACACCGTCGGCGTGCCGGCCGGCGGCTGGGTGGCCATACGCTTCCTTGCCGACAACCCCG GGGTATGGTTCATGCATTGCCATTTGGAGGTGCACACAACATGGGGCCTCAGGATGGCATGGTTGGTGCTTGACGGCAGCCTCCCGCACCAGAAGCTGCTCCCGCCGCCGTCCGATCTTCCCAAATGCTGA